Proteins co-encoded in one Vampirovibrio chlorellavorus genomic window:
- a CDS encoding DUF2145 domain-containing protein has translation MPKEIAQDALLLDQLLDEALRGFPSVSVKAQPLSPLSGEASAVPSVLRALTVSTTRFHQPPQEVVPLERPRKVEVATHLAQWMARTLERENVQSAVITRQGGRQHRQHDSTGMLHSGIVWRDPLDGGWKIYNLVDYKTKGKPHCRVLWTKPVEFFYQQGGYDPAALLLIPSTAIQNRMAALLQDGGFQRLAFTPQYNLLSPPHGPDSLNCNKWVLLNVLAAHHNTEDPAFLLREIQRNFRAEPLALDPLTRLFAGWHPQVRGKELSWWAAPRTVTVESLVNSGLFERTVSYAPHRSAL, from the coding sequence TTGCCGAAAGAAATTGCGCAGGATGCGCTTCTGCTAGATCAGCTTCTGGACGAGGCCCTGCGTGGCTTTCCGTCTGTCTCTGTCAAGGCTCAGCCACTGTCACCCCTGTCTGGGGAGGCGTCAGCGGTTCCATCCGTGCTGAGAGCCTTGACCGTGTCGACCACCCGCTTTCATCAGCCCCCACAGGAGGTGGTGCCACTGGAGCGGCCTCGCAAGGTTGAGGTGGCCACCCACTTGGCGCAATGGATGGCGCGGACTCTGGAGCGGGAAAATGTCCAGTCGGCGGTCATCACCCGCCAGGGTGGCCGACAGCATCGCCAGCATGACTCCACTGGCATGCTGCATTCGGGCATTGTGTGGCGTGATCCGCTGGATGGGGGCTGGAAAATTTACAATCTGGTGGACTACAAAACCAAAGGCAAGCCACACTGCCGGGTTTTATGGACGAAGCCCGTGGAGTTTTTCTACCAGCAGGGCGGTTACGATCCGGCGGCCCTGTTGCTGATTCCTTCTACGGCCATTCAAAATCGCATGGCTGCCTTACTGCAAGATGGGGGATTTCAGCGGCTGGCCTTTACCCCTCAGTACAACCTGTTGTCCCCGCCGCATGGCCCCGATAGCCTGAATTGCAACAAGTGGGTGTTGCTGAATGTGCTGGCCGCCCACCATAACACCGAAGATCCGGCTTTTTTACTGCGGGAGATTCAGCGGAATTTCCGGGCGGAGCCCTTGGCTCTCGATCCCCTGACCCGTTTGTTCGCGGGTTGGCATCCGCAAGTTCGGGGAAAGGAACTGTCCTGGTGGGCTGCGCCGCGTACCGTGACCGTGGAGAGTCTGGTCAACTCCGGGCTGTTTGAGCGCACGGTGTCCTACGCTCCTCACCGTAGCGCCCTATAG